In one window of Methanocorpusculum sp. DNA:
- a CDS encoding GTP-dependent dephospho-CoA kinase family protein — MLTLPPENRWLFREPFGTVFSDFSMVIPYLEGKIFCTVGDVVTHNALSAGLIPSIGVIDGFTKRSPYLRMPEIRGHILHVTNPAGTITDELVSALREAQGKMPCVVMVRGEEDLAVLPLTEILPDGAVILYGQPEEGLVVCEVNKKLRADAKKLLTYFVSL, encoded by the coding sequence ATGCTAACGCTCCCGCCAGAGAACCGGTGGCTCTTCAGAGAGCCGTTCGGTACTGTTTTTTCTGATTTTTCCATGGTCATTCCTTATCTTGAAGGAAAGATATTCTGTACTGTCGGGGATGTTGTCACTCACAATGCATTATCCGCAGGTCTTATCCCGTCGATAGGGGTCATTGACGGATTTACCAAACGTTCTCCCTATCTCAGAATGCCGGAGATCCGTGGACATATCCTGCATGTGACAAACCCCGCAGGAACGATCACGGATGAACTCGTTTCCGCGCTCCGTGAAGCACAGGGAAAAATGCCCTGTGTGGTCATGGTCAGGGGCGAAGAGGATCTTGCCGTCCTTCCGCTCACAGAAATCCTGCCGGATGGCGCCGTAATTCTGTACGGTCAGCCGGAAGAGGGACTTGTTGTCTGCGAAGTAAACAAAAAGCTTCGTGCCGATGCAAAAAAACTGTTGACCTATTTTGTCAGTCTATGA
- a CDS encoding 30S ribosomal protein S24e has product MEIKITSNTRNELLSRNELAFNASYEGPTPARSDIGAKIAAMHNAPVENLILSPLKGRFGTKAVTGVARIYDTPEALKSTEREFLIIRGQPKAEKEE; this is encoded by the coding sequence ATGGAGATTAAGATTACCTCTAATACCAGGAACGAGCTTTTAAGCCGTAACGAGCTTGCATTCAACGCAAGTTATGAAGGTCCAACCCCGGCCCGTTCTGACATCGGCGCAAAAATTGCCGCGATGCACAATGCCCCTGTTGAAAACCTGATCCTCTCCCCGTTAAAGGGGCGCTTTGGAACGAAAGCAGTGACCGGTGTAGCCCGCATTTACGACACCCCGGAAGCACTCAAATCCACTGAACGCGAGTTTCTGATTATACGCGGACAGCCCAAAGCAGAAAAGGAGGAGTAA
- a CDS encoding 30S ribosomal protein S27ae, whose amino-acid sequence MAAKKVVKATPKRSELYTVDGQGKATTAHRTCPRCGAGVFMGEHSDRFTCGKCGYTEFKQ is encoded by the coding sequence ATGGCAGCAAAGAAGGTAGTAAAAGCAACCCCGAAACGCAGCGAACTTTACACCGTTGACGGACAGGGAAAAGCAACTACTGCTCACCGTACATGCCCGCGCTGTGGAGCCGGTGTCTTTATGGGTGAACACTCAGACCGATTTACCTGCGGAAAGTGCGGGTACACCGAGTTTAAGCAATAA
- a CDS encoding bifunctional N(6)-L-threonylcarbamoyladenine synthase/serine/threonine protein kinase, producing MPEKRVIGIEGTAWNFSAAVFAEDLVCLHSSPYAPPTGGIHPREAAQHHASVASDVIRKALDEAGGRIDAVAFSIGPGLGPSLRIAATTARTLALKLGVPLIGVNHCVAHVEIGRWYTKFADPIVLYASGANTQVLGFLNGKYRIFGETLDIGLGNALDKFARSHDLPHPGGPIIENLAKNGSYIPLPYTVKGMDLAFSGLMSAAKEATMRGASMEDVCFSFQETAFAMCVEVTERALAHTGKDEVILVGGVGANARLQEMLGIMCAERGAKFMAPPRTYMGDNGAMIAYTGKIMLEAGSTIPIADSVVNPGFRSDQVEVTWRLDAGLLFAPGQSKTAERGAEASVNLTDKDVVKTRLSKGYRVPELDQHLIIERTRAEARSISAARRAGVPVPVIRDVTDHEIVMEKLDGDVLKYVMNEDYAHGAGITVGKLHKAGITHGDLTTSNMIWHNGRIYLIDFGLSQITGEIEPRGVDLHVLFQTLESTTEDPESLKNAFIEGYCAAFPDAASVILREHEIELRGRYL from the coding sequence ATGCCCGAAAAAAGGGTCATCGGCATTGAAGGAACAGCATGGAACTTCAGTGCCGCTGTTTTTGCGGAAGATTTAGTTTGTCTTCATTCCTCACCCTACGCTCCGCCAACAGGCGGTATCCATCCGCGTGAGGCTGCTCAGCATCATGCTTCTGTTGCATCCGATGTTATCAGAAAAGCTCTGGATGAAGCAGGAGGCAGGATCGATGCCGTTGCATTTTCAATTGGTCCCGGACTTGGACCGTCACTCAGGATAGCGGCGACCACGGCACGGACCCTTGCGCTCAAACTTGGCGTACCACTGATCGGCGTGAATCACTGTGTCGCCCATGTGGAGATCGGCAGATGGTACACAAAGTTTGCCGACCCGATCGTGCTCTACGCATCCGGTGCAAACACCCAGGTCCTTGGATTTCTGAATGGGAAATACCGTATCTTTGGCGAAACGCTGGATATTGGGCTTGGCAATGCTCTCGACAAGTTTGCGCGGAGTCACGACCTTCCTCACCCCGGGGGTCCCATCATCGAGAACCTGGCGAAGAACGGATCATACATCCCTCTTCCCTACACCGTGAAAGGAATGGATCTCGCGTTCTCCGGGCTGATGAGTGCCGCAAAGGAAGCGACCATGCGCGGTGCATCCATGGAAGATGTCTGTTTCAGTTTTCAGGAAACGGCATTTGCCATGTGTGTTGAAGTGACCGAACGGGCCCTCGCCCACACGGGAAAGGATGAGGTCATCTTGGTCGGCGGCGTCGGGGCAAATGCACGCCTGCAGGAAATGCTTGGGATCATGTGTGCAGAACGCGGAGCGAAGTTCATGGCGCCCCCGCGAACGTATATGGGGGACAACGGCGCGATGATCGCCTACACCGGGAAAATCATGCTGGAAGCCGGATCCACCATCCCAATCGCTGACTCAGTCGTGAATCCCGGATTCCGCTCGGATCAGGTCGAAGTGACGTGGCGGCTCGATGCTGGCCTGCTCTTCGCACCTGGTCAGTCGAAAACTGCTGAGCGCGGCGCAGAGGCATCGGTGAACCTCACGGATAAGGATGTGGTAAAAACACGTTTGTCCAAAGGATACCGGGTACCTGAACTCGATCAGCATCTGATCATCGAACGGACACGTGCCGAAGCGCGTTCCATCTCTGCTGCGAGACGCGCCGGGGTCCCGGTCCCGGTGATCCGTGATGTTACCGACCACGAGATCGTCATGGAAAAACTCGACGGCGATGTGCTCAAATACGTCATGAATGAAGATTACGCTCATGGTGCGGGGATCACGGTTGGAAAACTGCACAAAGCAGGCATAACCCACGGTGATCTGACGACCTCCAACATGATCTGGCACAACGGTCGTATCTATCTCATCGACTTTGGTCTCTCACAGATCACCGGGGAGATCGAACCGCGCGGAGTCGATCTTCATGTTCTGTTCCAGACACTGGAAAGCACGACAGAAGATCCGGAATCTCTGAAAAATGCATTCATCGAAGGATACTGCGCGGCGTTTCCTGATGCCGCGAGCGTGATCCTGCGCGAACACGAGATCGAACTTCGCGGGAGATACTTATGA
- the rdgB gene encoding RdgB/HAM1 family non-canonical purine NTP pyrophosphatase, with translation MITVVTGNKNKAAEVAAFFHGIADVSHISFDCIEPQSDDIAEIARAKAEQAYAALKIPLIVDDTGLFIEALSGFPGPYAAYIQDTLGNAGVLRLMGGITNRRAYFATSIAYIDETGVQTFEGRVEGEITDAPRGTDGFGYDPIFSVQGRTLAEMDMHEKNTVSHRARALFAFREWYISARSERNR, from the coding sequence ATGATAACCGTCGTTACCGGAAACAAAAACAAAGCTGCCGAAGTCGCCGCATTCTTTCACGGGATCGCGGACGTCTCGCATATCTCCTTTGACTGCATCGAACCGCAGTCGGACGATATTGCAGAGATCGCCCGGGCAAAAGCAGAGCAGGCCTATGCTGCCCTTAAGATCCCGCTGATCGTTGACGACACCGGACTCTTCATCGAAGCATTATCCGGATTTCCCGGCCCGTACGCTGCATACATTCAGGATACCCTTGGAAACGCCGGTGTTCTGCGCCTTATGGGGGGTATCACCAACCGCCGTGCTTATTTCGCCACCTCGATCGCCTATATTGATGAAACCGGCGTGCAGACCTTTGAAGGCAGGGTCGAGGGTGAGATCACCGACGCTCCCCGCGGAACGGATGGATTTGGCTACGACCCGATATTTTCCGTTCAGGGACGCACCCTTGCCGAGATGGATATGCACGAGAAAAACACCGTTTCCCATCGCGCCCGTGCCCTTTTCGCCTTTCGTGAATGGTATATTTCAGCACGGTCTGAACGGAATCGTTAA
- a CDS encoding 50S ribosomal protein L40e produces MRFPEAEARLLNVKVCMKCNARNAVRATTCRKCGSSSLRPKNKERKA; encoded by the coding sequence ATGAGATTCCCAGAAGCAGAAGCCAGACTTCTTAATGTTAAAGTTTGCATGAAATGCAACGCACGTAACGCTGTTCGCGCAACGACCTGCCGCAAATGCGGTTCATCGTCCCTTCGCCCGAAGAATAAAGAACGCAAAGCATAA
- a CDS encoding putative phosphothreonine lyase domain-containg protein has protein sequence MTADDFEIIEEEFPADELADLAFGMFTIFIEKHQESQGSFLFREVESGGDIDGLCLKLMQEFSSEYAPLADPLQRFGTAQEIADLYRFGEGIIPSKTVKSYWIQQDKPGSTTGASGAEEAGKWLIFVGPEEVDAAWQKVRDATIAGRLGIGAKVSTAKDNEDAYDDRKVIYVFTSDWADEPDVMRIRAELKELGFVDRIGYKRNLDTYAGEYREKGKRVAYYSV, from the coding sequence ATGACTGCAGATGATTTCGAAATAATCGAAGAGGAGTTCCCCGCCGACGAACTTGCCGATCTGGCATTTGGAATGTTCACCATCTTCATCGAAAAACATCAGGAATCACAAGGATCGTTTCTTTTCCGCGAGGTGGAATCCGGCGGGGATATCGATGGGCTTTGTCTAAAACTTATGCAGGAGTTTTCATCCGAATATGCCCCCCTCGCCGACCCTCTCCAGCGTTTTGGGACCGCGCAGGAAATTGCCGACCTCTATCGTTTTGGTGAAGGCATCATCCCATCAAAAACGGTAAAGTCATACTGGATCCAGCAGGATAAGCCGGGATCAACTACCGGCGCTTCCGGGGCGGAAGAAGCAGGAAAATGGCTGATCTTTGTCGGGCCAGAAGAGGTGGATGCTGCCTGGCAAAAAGTCCGTGATGCCACGATCGCAGGACGGCTTGGCATCGGGGCAAAAGTAAGTACGGCAAAGGACAATGAGGACGCGTATGATGACCGGAAAGTGATCTATGTTTTCACCTCTGACTGGGCGGATGAACCGGATGTCATGCGAATCCGTGCAGAACTCAAAGAACTCGGATTTGTCGACAGAATAGGATACAAACGAAATCTGGATACCTACGCCGGCGAATACCGAGAAAAAGGTAAACGCGTTGCGTATTACTCGGTCTGA
- the htpX gene encoding zinc metalloprotease HtpX has translation MIWKRDWGLVGRQVIAWMIMLLLYLVILTVVMVFLKGTMMYFLIGLVFVMAFVQYFFSDKLVQRSMKVMLVDEDEEPKLYAMVRRLADEAGLPMPKVGIIQHRAMANIPNAFATGRSPRKAVVAVTPNIRYLLTDDELEAVLAHEMAHVKNRDMLTMTVGSFAVMVASIILNNAFIMALFGGNRDSENGGGIVIFIAAMALTFVVYLVGTIVTMAISRYREFSADRGSAYLTRDPDALIRALNKISNGMNAASPDAKREVSGTNSFFIIPAISGESVMELFSTHPSLEKRIANLEKVRSEIRGY, from the coding sequence ATGATTTGGAAACGTGACTGGGGCTTGGTTGGTCGTCAGGTTATAGCCTGGATGATCATGCTCCTGTTGTATCTGGTAATACTGACAGTGGTCATGGTGTTCCTGAAAGGAACGATGATGTACTTCCTGATAGGGCTGGTATTCGTCATGGCATTTGTGCAGTACTTCTTCTCCGACAAACTCGTGCAGAGGAGTATGAAGGTAATGCTGGTCGATGAGGATGAGGAGCCTAAGCTTTATGCAATGGTTCGCCGGCTTGCCGACGAAGCAGGTCTTCCCATGCCGAAAGTGGGGATCATTCAGCACAGAGCAATGGCAAACATCCCCAATGCATTTGCGACCGGCAGAAGCCCGAGAAAAGCCGTAGTGGCCGTGACGCCGAATATTCGGTATCTGCTGACCGATGACGAACTGGAGGCTGTCTTGGCGCATGAAATGGCTCACGTGAAGAACCGTGACATGCTGACGATGACGGTCGGCAGTTTTGCGGTGATGGTTGCGTCAATCATTCTGAATAATGCCTTTATCATGGCACTGTTCGGCGGGAACAGGGACAGTGAAAACGGCGGCGGGATCGTTATCTTCATCGCGGCAATGGCCCTGACTTTTGTGGTCTATCTCGTCGGAACGATCGTGACAATGGCAATTTCCCGGTACCGGGAGTTCTCCGCAGACCGCGGGAGTGCCTATCTCACCCGGGATCCGGATGCGCTTATCCGCGCTCTGAATAAGATCAGCAACGGGATGAATGCTGCGTCTCCCGATGCAAAACGAGAGGTTTCCGGGACAAACTCGTTCTTCATCATCCCGGCGATCTCAGGCGAGTCCGTTATGGAGTTATTTTCCACCCACCCGTCCCTGGAAAAGAGGATCGCCAATCTGGAAAAAGTTCGTTCAGAAATCAGAGGATACTGA